The sequence GGACATCGATACGGGTGAAATTCTGGCAGTTGCCGAAGGCAAAGGCGAATCGCAACGCTCCAGCACTTCGTTGCTGGGCGGCGGCGGTAACTGGCACGGATTCGGGGCTGGCGCCGTCGATTTTGGCAGCAGTGACTTTCAGAACACTATCATCGGCGAAGCCGTGAAATCCGCGGTCGAGCAGATGAGCACGGGAGTCATCGCCGGCAAAGACAAGCTGGTCACGCGCACGATCGTGGTCGAGGGCCTGGTCGCAGCGGTCGATGGCGGACAGGTAGTCCTCAATGTTGGCTCCAAAGCGGGCGTGAAGGTTGGCGACCAGCTTAGCGTCGAGCGAGTCAGCAAGGAAATTAAAGATCCGGCCACGGGAAAAGTATTGCGGCGGATGAGCACGTCGATCGGCATGGTTAAGGTCACCGATGTCGACGATGTTTCGTCCGTGTGCTCGGTGGTTTCTGGAACAGGCTTCAAAACTGGGGACGCGGTGAAGACTAAGCTTCAATAGTCTTCAGCCTGGTTGAGAAGGGAACGGCGGAGCTTAGGCTTCGCCGTTTTCTCTTTGGGACAATCGGTAAATTTTCTTACAGGATTTTCTTGCCGAAGGCTGACAACGCAAGCTCGACCGCCAAGTCGGCCGTCTGGTTCCGTTCGTCGATGACGGGATTGACTTCCACAATTTCAAAACTCAGCATGCGGCCGTGGTCGGAGATGATTTCCATCGCCAGATGAGCTTCGCGATAGGTGGCTCCGCCCCACACCGGCGTGCCCACGCCTGGAGCATCTTCGGGATCGATCCAGTCCATGTCGAGCGACACGTGATAGCCGGCGGTGCCGCGTCCGGCCATGCGAAGCGCCTCTTCCATCACCGAGCGCATTCCTCGTTCGTCGATGTCGCGCATGGTGAAAACTTCGACGCCGGCTTTGCGGATGTTTTCCTTTTCAAAATTGTCGACGTCGCGGATTCCCACGAGCACACAATTCTCGGGTTGCACCTTGGGAGTGAAGTCGTAGATCTTGCCGAGTTCATACGGAGGCAGTCCCATGATCGCTGCGAGCGGCATCCCATGGACGTTCCCGCTCGGGGAAGATTCAGGGCTGTTCATGTCGGTGTGGGCATCAATCCAGATCAAACCGATTTTCTGATTCTGCCGGCGATAAAATTCCGCGACCCCGGAAACCGTTCCTGCCGCAATCGAGTGATCGCCGCCCAGCACCACGGGAACTTGCCCGGCCTCGAGAGTTTTCAGAACCAGGTCTGCGCCCTTGGTACACGTAGCCGTGATTTCTTTCAGGTACTTGGCGTTGGCGGCGCCTTCCTTCTTTTGCTCAGGAATCGCGACCACGATGTTGCCGGCGTCTTCTACTCGGTGGCCGATTGCTTCCAGGCGAGCTTCCAGTCCGGCCACACGCACCGCCGACGGACCCATATCCACGCCACGGCGAGACTGCCCCAGGTCAAGAGGAACGCCAATCACCCGAATCTTTCGGGGAGTGACACTGCTAAACGATGCTCGTGTTGTATGAACCATAGAAGCCAGTTCTCAGTTCCCGGTTCTCAGTGAAACATCCCGTTCGCAGTTACTGAGAACTGGAAACCGGGAGCTGAGAACTTATGGATACAGCCGATGCAACATTCTCGGGAACGGAATCGTTTCCCGCACGTGTTCGAGCCCGCAGATCCACGCTACGGCTCGCTCGATGCCCATGCCGAAGCCGCTGTGCGGCACGCTGCCGTACTTGCGCAGGTCAAGATACCATTTGAAAGCTTCTTCCGGCAGATTGTGCTCGTGGATGCGCTTCAGCAGCAGTTCATGGGACGCCATGCGCTGCGATCCGCCGATGATTTCACCGTAACCTTCGGGAGCCAGCACATCGACGCAGAGCGCCAGTTCGGGACGCTGCGGATCGGGTTCCATATAAAACGCCTTCACGCCCGCGGGATAGCGATGCACCATGACCGGCTTGTCATATTGCGACGACAGGTAAGTCTCGTCCGGTGATCCAAGGTCTCCACCGTATTCGAATTTGTTTTCCAGCGCGCCTTGCGAGTGGCCTTCCTGGAGTTTCTGGACGGCTTCGTCGTAGCTGATGCGCGGAAAGGGTGCTTCGATCTTTTCGAGTTTCGTGAGATCGCGTCCGATCGTTTGCAGGTCCGTGCGGCGGCGTTCGAGGCACCGCTTCACGAGGAAGCTCAGCAAGCCTTCGGCGAGTTCCATCATGTCGTCGAGCGTGCCGTAGGCGACTTCGGGTTCGACCATCCAGAACTCGGTGAGATGGCGCCGCGTTTTCGATTTCTCCGCACGGAACGTCGGGCCGAACGAATACACCTTGCCGAGTGCCATCGCGGTGGCTTCGATGTAAAGCTGGCCGGACTGCGTGAGGAACGCCTGCTCTTCGAAGTAGTCCACGGGAAACAATGTGCTCGTTCCCTCGCAGGCGGCAGGCGTGAGAATCGGTGGATCGGTCAGCGTGAAGCCGTTGCCGTCAAAGAAATCGCGCGCGGCGCGAATGATCTCGGCACGCACCCGCAAAATCGCTGCCTGCCGCAACGAGCGCAGCCAGAGATGGCGGTGCTCCATCAGGAACTCGGTGCCATGCTCCTTCGGGGTGATCGGATACGGATCGGACTCCGAGACGCGCTGCACGACCTGCACATTCAACACGTCCATTTCATAGCCGCCCGGAGCGCGCTTGTCGGCGCGGACCTTGCCTTCGACGATAACGCTCGATTCCTGCGTCAGGCCTTTGATGGCGTCGAATACTTCTGGCGGGACTGCGTTCTTCGGCACCACGCCTTGAATCACGCCGGAGCCGTCGCGAAATTGCGGGAACAAAAGCTTGCCGCTCTCGCGCAGGTTATAGAGCCAGCCGCGGATGGTGACCGCCTGGCCTTCGTATTTGCCGATTTCTGCAATCGTACTTATGGGTGCGGACATAAAATCAAACGAGGTCAAAGGTGAGAGGTCAGATTGCAGAGGTTAAAACCCAAGGCCTCCATATTTTCACCTCTTCAATCTGACCTCTAACCTTTGACCTCCTAGGAATCTTCGAGCGTGCGGAACGTGGCGATCACTTCCGGACTTGGGCTTTTCTTTTCTTCGCCATCGATCTCCAGCAGCAGGGGCGGCGTCTGAGGAGCGGTGCGCAGTAGTTCCATGGTCTCTTTCCAGTTGATGGTGCCCTGGCCCGGCCACAGGTGCGTGTCTTTGTCGGCATGATTGTCATGCACGTGGGTCGAGCAGATGTATTTCTTGAGCGTCTCGAATGCCTGGGGCACGCCACCCATCATGTGAGCGTGGCCGCAATCGAAGCAGACGCCGACGTCGTCCATGTGTGACGTCCGGATGAACTCTACCAGGCGCTCGGGTGTGGACAATTCGTTCGGAATATTCTCGACCAGAATCCGTACTCCCAGCGGCTTGGCGAAAGCGCGCAGGTGCTCGATCGAGGTCATGGCCGATTCGAATTTCTTCTCGTCAAACTCTTCGTTCTGATTTCCGATGTGCTGCACCAGGAAGCGGAATGGAATCTGCTCGGCAATTTCAAGCGCGCGCTTGATTTCGTCCATGGCTTCGATACGCTGGCCGCGGTCGACCGACGCGATGTTCACTGGAGGCGAGCCGGTTCGTCCCCACTCGTAGTCCGAATAGAGAGGCGCGTGTACGGAGTTCAGAGGGATGCCCGTGGAGTTGAACCAGTCGGCAATTTCGCGAATGTGCTGCTTTCGGTTCGCGTAGTCGAAGTGTTGCCGGGCGGCGAAAATTTCGATCGCCTGCGCGCCGGCTTTCACGAGCTCATCCAGCAATCCCGGATGAAGCCGTTCCTTCACATAGATGTATGTTGAGACGGCTCTCTGCATCAGTACCCTACCGCCTTCCCGTTATTGCGGCCGTCACTCGCACCCAGGCGTTCGCCTGTTTTGGGGTCAATCATGATGCACTCTCCGTCACCCCACAGGTGCTCGACTCTCAAGGTATGTCCCTTGGACCGCAATAGGTTCATTGTATCGGGAGACAGGCGGTCTTCCACCTCAATTACGTCAGGGAGCCACTGATGATGCAACCTCGGCGCATTGACGGCTTCCTGGATGTCCAGGCCAAAATCGACCACTCCCATGAGGACATTCGCGACCGTCGTAATGATGGTTGGACCGCCGGGCGAGCCCAGCACCAGGAAGAGCTTGCCGTCTTTAAGGACGATCGTCGGCGTCATCGCGGAAAGCGGACGCTTGCCGGGGCCGATCGCGTTGGCGGGGCCCTGAATCAGTCCGTAGGCATTGGGGACGCCCTGCTTGGCTGCGAAGTCGTCCATTTCGTCGTTGAGCAGGAAGCCCAAGCCCTCGGCGGTAACCCGGGACCCAAACGAGTCATTCAGCGTAGTCGTCACCGCGACTGCGTTGCCCTGCGGATCGACAACCGAAAAGTGGGTTGTATTTTGTGGTTCGCGAATCGCCATCGGCTGGAATTCGGCGACCCGTTCCAGTTCATTGAAGACCTTGGGGCGTTTTAGATCTGCGCTGGCGCTGGCATGGCTGGGACTGATGGATTCACGCCATGCTTCGGCATAACGCTTGTCGAGCAACTGCGGTACGGGGATCCTTGCGAAGTCGGGATCGCCCATGAATTCCGCACGATCGTAGAAGGCACGGCGAAACGCTTCGACCGTCAAATGGACGGTTTGCGCCGAACGGTTGCCGAGTTTGGCGAGATCGAAGCCTTCGAGAATGTTAAGAATTTCGACCAGAGCCGTTCCGCCCGACGATGGCGGCGGAGCGCTGATGACGTCGTATCCCCGATACGTGCCGTGAATCGGCTCGCGCTCTTTGACTTCGTAGTCCGCCAGGTCTTTGGCCGTGATGAGGCCGCCACCTTTTTGCACGGCTGCCGCAAGTTCGCGGGCGAGGGCGCCGTGATAGAAGTCGCCCGGATTTTTGGCGATTCTCTCGAGCGTGCGCGCCAGTTCCGGCTGCTTCAGGATTTCTCCCGGCTGATAATACTTGCCGCCCCGCTGGAAGATGCGTTTCGATGCCGGGAACTTCGCAAGATCGTTGTCTTTCAGGTCTTCAGAATCTTCCCATGCCAGAGCAAACCCCTCGCGTGCCAGGCGAATGGCCGGGGCCATCACTTTTTCGAGCGTCAGCTTGCCGTATTTTTTTTCCGCATACACCAGGCCTGCGACCGATCCCGGAACTCCGACCGCCTTGTATCCGACCAGGCTCGCGTTCTCGATCACGTTGCCTTGCGCGTCGAGATACATGTTCTCGGTAGCAGCGGCGGGCGCCTTCTCTCGAAAATCGATGAAGTGTACTTCCCCGCTTGCTTTCCGCAATAGCAGGAACCCGCCTCCACCGATGTTTCCAGCCTGTGGATACACCACGGCGAGCGCAAACCCGGTAGCCACCGCCGCGTCCACAGCATTCCCACCCGCGTGCATCGTCTCGACACCGGCGCGCGATGCCAGTTCGTGCACGCTCGCCACCATCGCATGCTGGGCATGGACTGGACTCAGCGGCGCAGCGGTCAGATTCCCCGCAACCATTGCGAGAAACCCGCACACAATGACCAGTTTGTATTGAATACGCATGGGATGGAGTTGAACTTAAGAGGCTAGTCCACGATATTGATCAGAGTCAAACGGAGCATGCCGTGGAGACGCGGCTGGCCGCGTCTCCAATGTCTGCGATCAAGATGCTGGCGGTTGCTTGACCAGAGTCGCTTTGCTGTACGCCACGCGGAATCCGAGCCGCTCCGCGTTGCGCATGGACGTTGTTCCACCCAAGGTGATGATTACGGCGTACTCGCATCCGGCCTGAGCGGCGACTTGCATGCGCCGTTCGAGGATGGCGGTTTGTAAGCCGCGTCCGCGGTAATCCTTGAGTGTTCCTGCACCGTAGAGCCCGACGATCTTGTGCTCCGGGATGATGAGGCCCGCGCCGGTCGCGACAATGTGTCCGTCAATCTCGGCCACGAACGTCCGGCTGCCGGGGAAGGCGAACATGGGCGAGAGCATCTGATCGAAGCCCTCGGGCTCACCGCCATCCGGAAAGAACGCTCGCCGGACGATGCTGCCGATCGTAGGCAAATCCGCCGGCTGTCCCGCGCGAATCGTGAATCCGGAGTGAGCGGGAAATTTCTCGTCCGGATCCAGTTTTCGAGCCAGGACATTGTTGAGTTCTTCGATCCCGTAACCGCGTTCGCGGGTCAGATCGAGCAGGCTCGGGTCGCTGAGTGGACAGTAGTCAGTCTTCGACGGTGCCTTGCGGGAAAAGTAAAATTCTTCAAGGCGGTCCATGTCGGCGGCCGTGACAGGCGCTGCGAATCCCATGCCGACGGCGCGTCCGATGGGAGATCCGAGTCCGGCAAAGATCATGTGCCCGCCCGCGATTTCTTCCACTGCGGCCACCGGGTTCGGCTGATTCTTCAGACACCATTCTGCGTGATACACCTGCGGCATTTCTTCCGCAGACTCCAGGCGGCGGGCCAATGCCCGATCCACGAATTGCATGGGGAATGATCCTTTCTGTTGTTGATTCGGTGAGCCAGGGCGAAACTGCGCACACTACATGCGGGGCCTCGCCAGAACAACAGAGGCCGAGTTAGCGGGCGGCGATCATAAGAAGGAAACTAGGATACGACACTTTCAGCTGGAACTCATCTGGCAATCGCGCACGGAACCCGTAAACCGGTCTAATCCTAGTTGATTTCTAGTATTGCTGGTTCCCTACATCCTTTCTAGAGTGTCGGGTACTCAGGGTCACATTGTTTCGATGTTTCCCGGTTGCGGCCGGACTCTGCACGTTCTGAAGTGCCGTTCTGGACGCGAATCCTACCTCAAGGAAATTTGTGTATGCGAATCACCGCCATCGTTTTGTGTGCGTTCTGTGTGCTCGGCTTAGTGCTGCCCGGGTACGGGCAAAGTAACTACGCGACAGTGTCCGGAACGGTTCGGGATGCGCAGTCTTTGCCGGTTGCCAAGGCTACGATTCACATCCGAGCAATCAGCACAGGTGCGATCCGAGTGGTCGTTTCCAATGAGGGAGGACTGTTCTCCGCCGCCGGACTTTGGCCCGACGACTATGAGCTGACCACCGAAGCCGCGGGCTTTGCCACCTCAAAGCAGTCTCTGCGGCTCGAGGTCGGAGAGAAGTTGGCAATCGATATCGGACTTAAAGT is a genomic window of Acidobacteriota bacterium containing:
- a CDS encoding curli production assembly protein CsgG, translating into MKKALFAAAILALLTTTWVGSAVAQAEGAPARKKRVAIFDFDYATVHSGVAAIFGQDVDIGKGISDLLVKYLVKDGSYSVIERKAMDKILAEQNFSNSDRANPNSAAKLGKLLGVDAIIVGSITQFGNDTKKTGVGGAGGGLGGFGLGGFKHSNTKAIVGLDARIVDIDTGEILAVAEGKGESQRSSTSLLGGGGNWHGFGAGAVDFGSSDFQNTIIGEAVKSAVEQMSTGVIAGKDKLVTRTIVVEGLVAAVDGGQVVLNVGSKAGVKVGDQLSVERVSKEIKDPATGKVLRRMSTSIGMVKVTDVDDVSSVCSVVSGTGFKTGDAVKTKLQ
- the rocF gene encoding arginase, with amino-acid sequence MVHTTRASFSSVTPRKIRVIGVPLDLGQSRRGVDMGPSAVRVAGLEARLEAIGHRVEDAGNIVVAIPEQKKEGAANAKYLKEITATCTKGADLVLKTLEAGQVPVVLGGDHSIAAGTVSGVAEFYRRQNQKIGLIWIDAHTDMNSPESSPSGNVHGMPLAAIMGLPPYELGKIYDFTPKVQPENCVLVGIRDVDNFEKENIRKAGVEVFTMRDIDERGMRSVMEEALRMAGRGTAGYHVSLDMDWIDPEDAPGVGTPVWGGATYREAHLAMEIISDHGRMLSFEIVEVNPVIDERNQTADLAVELALSAFGKKIL
- the asnS gene encoding asparagine--tRNA ligase translates to MSAPISTIAEIGKYEGQAVTIRGWLYNLRESGKLLFPQFRDGSGVIQGVVPKNAVPPEVFDAIKGLTQESSVIVEGKVRADKRAPGGYEMDVLNVQVVQRVSESDPYPITPKEHGTEFLMEHRHLWLRSLRQAAILRVRAEIIRAARDFFDGNGFTLTDPPILTPAACEGTSTLFPVDYFEEQAFLTQSGQLYIEATAMALGKVYSFGPTFRAEKSKTRRHLTEFWMVEPEVAYGTLDDMMELAEGLLSFLVKRCLERRRTDLQTIGRDLTKLEKIEAPFPRISYDEAVQKLQEGHSQGALENKFEYGGDLGSPDETYLSSQYDKPVMVHRYPAGVKAFYMEPDPQRPELALCVDVLAPEGYGEIIGGSQRMASHELLLKRIHEHNLPEEAFKWYLDLRKYGSVPHSGFGMGIERAVAWICGLEHVRETIPFPRMLHRLYP
- a CDS encoding sugar phosphate isomerase/epimerase, which gives rise to MQRAVSTYIYVKERLHPGLLDELVKAGAQAIEIFAARQHFDYANRKQHIREIADWFNSTGIPLNSVHAPLYSDYEWGRTGSPPVNIASVDRGQRIEAMDEIKRALEIAEQIPFRFLVQHIGNQNEEFDEKKFESAMTSIEHLRAFAKPLGVRILVENIPNELSTPERLVEFIRTSHMDDVGVCFDCGHAHMMGGVPQAFETLKKYICSTHVHDNHADKDTHLWPGQGTINWKETMELLRTAPQTPPLLLEIDGEEKKSPSPEVIATFRTLEDS
- the ggt gene encoding gamma-glutamyltransferase; this translates as MRIQYKLVIVCGFLAMVAGNLTAAPLSPVHAQHAMVASVHELASRAGVETMHAGGNAVDAAVATGFALAVVYPQAGNIGGGGFLLLRKASGEVHFIDFREKAPAAATENMYLDAQGNVIENASLVGYKAVGVPGSVAGLVYAEKKYGKLTLEKVMAPAIRLAREGFALAWEDSEDLKDNDLAKFPASKRIFQRGGKYYQPGEILKQPELARTLERIAKNPGDFYHGALARELAAAVQKGGGLITAKDLADYEVKEREPIHGTYRGYDVISAPPPSSGGTALVEILNILEGFDLAKLGNRSAQTVHLTVEAFRRAFYDRAEFMGDPDFARIPVPQLLDKRYAEAWRESISPSHASASADLKRPKVFNELERVAEFQPMAIREPQNTTHFSVVDPQGNAVAVTTTLNDSFGSRVTAEGLGFLLNDEMDDFAAKQGVPNAYGLIQGPANAIGPGKRPLSAMTPTIVLKDGKLFLVLGSPGGPTIITTVANVLMGVVDFGLDIQEAVNAPRLHHQWLPDVIEVEDRLSPDTMNLLRSKGHTLRVEHLWGDGECIMIDPKTGERLGASDGRNNGKAVGY
- a CDS encoding GNAT family N-acetyltransferase, which encodes MQFVDRALARRLESAEEMPQVYHAEWCLKNQPNPVAAVEEIAGGHMIFAGLGSPIGRAVGMGFAAPVTAADMDRLEEFYFSRKAPSKTDYCPLSDPSLLDLTRERGYGIEELNNVLARKLDPDEKFPAHSGFTIRAGQPADLPTIGSIVRRAFFPDGGEPEGFDQMLSPMFAFPGSRTFVAEIDGHIVATGAGLIIPEHKIVGLYGAGTLKDYRGRGLQTAILERRMQVAAQAGCEYAVIITLGGTTSMRNAERLGFRVAYSKATLVKQPPAS